Proteins encoded in a region of the Paenibacillus sp. W2I17 genome:
- the pyk gene encoding pyruvate kinase, whose amino-acid sequence MRKTKIVCTIGPSSESLENTKKLIMAGMNVARLNFSHGDFDEHGGRIIAIRQACEELNKTVAILLDTKGPEIRTGKLEVEPIELVQDEYITLTTEEILGTKERLSITYTDLPNDVEPGSTILIDDGLIGLTVVEVQGTEIKCRIVNGGSIKSKKGVNVPGVAISLPGITEKDANDIVFGIEQGVDFIAASFVRKASDVLEIRELLEKHNAGHIQIISKIENQQGVDNLDEILEVSDGLMVARGDLGVEIPAEEVPLVQKRMIQKCNVAGKPVITATQMLDSMQRNPRPTRAEASDVANAIFDGTDAIMLSGETAAGKYPVESVLTMSRIAEKAESALPYQELYLKQRVAQQTTVTEAISQSVALQAQDLNAKAIITSTESGHTARMISKYRPESPIIAVTTEDRTSRRLALAWGVTPVKGRLVDSTDALFENAIEGGVKSGLVKEGDLVVITAGVPLGRSGSTNLIKVSQIPNNA is encoded by the coding sequence ATGCGTAAAACGAAAATTGTATGTACCATTGGTCCATCCAGTGAATCTCTGGAGAACACCAAAAAATTGATTATGGCCGGCATGAATGTGGCCCGTCTGAACTTCTCCCACGGTGATTTCGATGAGCACGGCGGACGGATCATTGCGATTCGCCAAGCATGCGAAGAGTTGAACAAAACAGTAGCGATCCTGCTGGACACCAAAGGACCGGAAATTCGGACAGGTAAACTCGAAGTTGAACCAATCGAATTGGTTCAAGACGAGTACATCACTTTGACAACAGAAGAAATTCTGGGCACCAAAGAACGTCTTTCCATTACGTATACAGATCTTCCGAATGATGTTGAACCGGGATCTACAATTCTGATCGACGACGGTCTGATCGGACTGACTGTGGTGGAAGTGCAAGGCACCGAGATCAAATGCCGTATCGTTAACGGCGGATCGATCAAAAGCAAAAAAGGTGTTAACGTTCCGGGCGTTGCCATTTCTCTGCCGGGTATCACCGAAAAAGACGCTAACGATATCGTATTTGGTATCGAACAAGGTGTCGATTTCATCGCGGCTTCTTTTGTACGTAAAGCAAGTGACGTACTTGAGATTCGTGAATTGCTTGAAAAACACAATGCTGGACATATCCAAATCATCTCCAAAATCGAAAACCAACAAGGTGTCGATAACCTCGACGAAATCCTTGAAGTGTCTGACGGCCTGATGGTTGCTCGTGGAGACCTGGGTGTTGAGATTCCTGCGGAAGAAGTACCATTGGTACAAAAACGCATGATCCAAAAATGTAATGTTGCAGGTAAACCGGTTATCACAGCTACACAAATGCTGGATTCCATGCAGCGTAACCCGCGTCCAACACGTGCGGAAGCTAGTGACGTGGCGAATGCGATCTTTGACGGTACGGACGCAATCATGTTGTCCGGTGAGACAGCTGCGGGTAAATACCCGGTTGAATCTGTTCTGACCATGTCCCGTATTGCTGAAAAAGCAGAATCTGCTCTGCCTTACCAAGAGTTGTACCTGAAACAACGTGTTGCTCAACAAACAACAGTTACAGAAGCAATCAGCCAATCGGTTGCTCTCCAAGCTCAAGATTTGAACGCAAAAGCGATCATTACTTCGACTGAATCAGGACATACTGCACGCATGATTTCCAAGTATCGTCCAGAATCTCCAATCATCGCTGTGACAACGGAAGACAGAACTTCCCGTCGTTTGGCTCTGGCTTGGGGTGTAACGCCTGTCAAAGGAAGACTGGTTGATTCCACGGATGCTTTGTTCGAAAATGCAATTGAAGGTGGCGTAAAATCCGGACTTGTTAAAGAAGGAGACCTGGTTGTGATTACAGCAGGTGTACCTTTGGGTCGTTCCGGTTCTACCAACCTGATTAAAGTAAGCCAAATTCCAAACAACGCTTAA
- a CDS encoding acetyl-CoA carboxylase carboxyltransferase subunit alpha: MAGELPYEAPLVEMRKKIDELVQFGQEKGIDFTDEIARLEERYHRLEEEIYTGITAAQKMHLARHQQRPTALDLIQLIFTDFIELHGDRMFGDDLAVVGGLAKLNGKTVTVIGQQRGKDTKDNIARFFGSAHPEGFRKGLRLMKQANKFGRPIITFIDTKGAYPGNTAEERGQSEAIARNLMEMAKLSVPVIVVVIGEGGSGGALAMALGNRVLMLEHAIYSAISPNGAASILWKDASKADQAAEAMKITAKDLLEMEVIEEIVPEPRGGAHRDYEASAAFISEALVRHLDDMKGWSGDQLKQDRYEKFRKIGSVTFEPQASIEAPQELVEVDVASNLSGNAE, translated from the coding sequence ATGGCGGGTGAGTTGCCATATGAAGCGCCTCTGGTTGAGATGCGCAAAAAGATTGATGAACTCGTACAGTTTGGACAGGAAAAAGGGATCGACTTCACGGACGAGATTGCCCGCCTGGAAGAACGTTACCATAGACTTGAAGAAGAGATCTACACTGGCATAACAGCAGCTCAGAAGATGCATCTGGCCCGTCATCAGCAGCGCCCAACGGCGCTGGATCTGATCCAGCTGATATTTACGGACTTCATTGAGCTGCACGGTGACCGCATGTTCGGAGACGATCTTGCGGTTGTTGGCGGACTTGCCAAGTTGAATGGAAAGACAGTAACGGTAATCGGACAACAGCGGGGGAAAGACACGAAGGATAATATCGCCCGCTTTTTCGGCAGCGCTCATCCAGAAGGATTCCGAAAAGGACTTCGTCTGATGAAACAAGCGAACAAATTTGGCCGTCCTATTATTACGTTTATTGATACTAAAGGGGCGTATCCGGGTAATACTGCAGAAGAGAGAGGTCAATCGGAAGCGATTGCTCGCAACCTGATGGAAATGGCGAAGCTATCGGTTCCTGTTATTGTTGTGGTCATCGGCGAAGGTGGAAGCGGCGGTGCCCTCGCTATGGCTTTGGGTAATCGTGTGTTGATGCTGGAACATGCGATCTATTCTGCAATCTCTCCGAACGGCGCTGCTTCGATTCTCTGGAAGGATGCATCCAAGGCAGATCAGGCGGCTGAAGCAATGAAAATAACAGCCAAAGACCTGTTGGAGATGGAAGTCATTGAAGAGATTGTCCCTGAGCCACGCGGCGGTGCTCATCGGGATTATGAAGCGTCTGCTGCTTTCATCAGTGAAGCTTTGGTCCGTCATCTCGACGATATGAAGGGTTGGAGCGGGGATCAGCTGAAACAGGATCGTTATGAGAAATTCCGTAAAATTGGATCGGTCACGTTTGAACCTCAAGCATCCATTGAAGCCCCCCAAGAGCTTGTAGAAGTCGATGTTGCGAGTAATTTGTCGGGAAATGCTGAATAA
- the accD gene encoding acetyl-CoA carboxylase, carboxyltransferase subunit beta, which yields MFKDIFQKKRKYATIPSERALPGEGQEVLERPKREIPEGLMNKCSKCGTIQYSKELEKNLKVCPACGYHMRLNAMERIAMVLDDQGFVEFDADMISVDPLGFPGYSNKLEQQRLKSGLKEAVITGEGTIEGLPVVVAVMSFDFFTGSMGSVVGEKITRAIEHATEKRLPLIIFSTSGGARMQESILSLMQMAKTSAALSRLDEQGGLYISVITDPTTGGVSASFASLGDINIAEPGAVFGFAGRIVIEQTIRQKLPDDFQTAEFNMQHGQLDMVVHRKELRATLGKLLDMHSEKGGV from the coding sequence GTGTTCAAAGATATATTCCAGAAGAAACGGAAGTACGCTACCATACCTTCCGAGCGTGCACTTCCCGGCGAAGGCCAGGAAGTCCTAGAACGCCCAAAACGTGAAATACCTGAAGGGCTTATGAACAAGTGCAGCAAATGCGGCACCATTCAATATAGCAAGGAATTGGAGAAAAATCTGAAAGTATGTCCTGCCTGCGGTTACCATATGCGTCTTAACGCTATGGAGCGCATTGCTATGGTACTTGATGATCAAGGATTTGTTGAGTTTGACGCTGATATGATATCGGTTGATCCGCTTGGCTTTCCTGGATATAGCAACAAATTGGAACAACAGCGTCTGAAATCGGGCCTGAAGGAAGCGGTAATTACAGGGGAAGGAACCATTGAGGGCCTGCCTGTAGTTGTGGCTGTCATGAGCTTTGATTTCTTCACAGGCAGCATGGGTTCTGTTGTAGGGGAGAAAATTACCCGTGCCATTGAGCATGCCACAGAGAAACGGTTACCATTGATTATTTTCTCTACATCAGGTGGTGCCCGGATGCAAGAGAGTATTCTCAGCCTCATGCAAATGGCCAAAACAAGCGCAGCTTTATCCCGTTTGGATGAACAGGGCGGGCTGTACATTTCGGTCATTACGGACCCAACGACAGGTGGAGTCTCGGCAAGTTTTGCGAGCTTGGGCGATATTAATATTGCCGAACCTGGCGCTGTATTTGGTTTTGCCGGCAGAATCGTTATCGAACAGACGATTCGTCAGAAGTTACCTGATGATTTCCAGACGGCTGAATTTAATATGCAACATGGTCAGTTGGACATGGTTGTGCACCGGAAAGAGCTTCGGGCCACTCTTGGCAAGCTTCTGGATATGCATAGTGAAAAAGGAGGGGTCTAA
- a CDS encoding phosphatidylglycerophosphatase A has translation MSYEIVEAMLARRGVRIDAIAAIVYRLQKGYHPELTLDDCVTSVKSVLQKREVQYTLYTGIALDELAEKKLLPQPLQAIMEADESLYGVDETLALGITHVYGMIGLTSFGYLDKEKIGVIHDLNEHTTAIHVFLDDLVAGVAAAASARIAHKNIKAKKYPSDL, from the coding sequence ATGTCATATGAAATCGTAGAAGCCATGCTGGCCCGGCGGGGTGTACGGATTGATGCAATCGCAGCAATTGTATACCGTCTGCAAAAAGGGTACCACCCCGAACTGACCTTGGACGACTGTGTAACCAGCGTGAAATCCGTTCTGCAGAAACGAGAGGTGCAATATACGCTCTATACGGGTATTGCTCTCGACGAACTTGCGGAGAAAAAACTCTTGCCCCAACCGTTACAGGCTATTATGGAAGCGGATGAATCCCTGTATGGAGTGGACGAGACTCTGGCCCTCGGCATTACTCATGTGTATGGTATGATTGGTTTAACCAGCTTTGGTTACCTGGATAAAGAAAAAATAGGTGTAATTCATGATTTGAACGAACACACAACAGCCATTCATGTCTTTTTGGATGATCTGGTCGCAGGGGTGGCCGCTGCGGCTTCTGCCCGGATTGCACACAAAAATATTAAAGCCAAAAAATACCCCTCAGACCTTTAA
- a CDS encoding DNA polymerase III subunit alpha — MSSFVHLHVHSEYSLLDGAARIPDLVNKAADLGMTTLALTDHGVMYGAIPFYKACMERGIKPIIGCEAYMTAGSRKERGSRKDQPIHHLILLAKNMTGYRNLMKLCSIGHLEGFHYKPRVDMESLAAHHEGIICLSACLGGEVPQHLLHGREEEARRAALRYKNIFGADFYLELQDHGLSEQKRVNPQLIKLAAELEIPLVATNDAHYLSEKDAELQDVLICIGTGKTVDDENRLRIGTNQLYLKSEEEMARLFPHVPEALANTVRIAESCELKLEFGKSILPEYRPLPDGLSPSAYLRQLCEEGMEERYVQSTRWADEELRAELEQRLDYELRVIDSMGFSDYFLIVWDFIAYAHQQGIVTGPGRGSSAGSLVAYTLRITDVDPMKYNLLFERFLNPERISMPDIDIDFSDERRDEVIDYVAQKYGKAHVAQIITFGTLAARAAVRDVGRALNVPYGEVDKAAKLIPAQLGINIERAMEATPELKALYETKPKTRELLDMAMKVEGMPRHASTHAAGVVISRDPLTDVVPLQEGSEGTALTQYSMENLESIGLLKMDFLGLRTLSIIERCVRWIGENGEIPDFRLIPDDDPLTYEMLGRGDTMGIFQLESAGVRRVLKEMKPSVFEDIISVVALYRPGPMDFISKYIQGKHGKIEVDYPHVDLESILKDTYGIIVYQEQIMQIASRMAGFSLGEADLLRRAVSKKKREVLDKERGHFVQGSLKQGYSEAEADLVYDMIVKFANYGFPRAHAAAYGVLAFQTAYLKAHYPVHFMASMLTAVMGSHRKVAEYVVECRRMDMEVLPPDVNESGILFTPVFVPSGRAGAGDQSNVSQQTAWSRCRE, encoded by the coding sequence ATGAGTTCTTTTGTGCATTTGCACGTTCACAGCGAATACAGTTTGCTGGACGGCGCTGCGCGTATTCCGGATCTCGTGAATAAGGCTGCAGATCTCGGAATGACGACACTTGCGCTGACCGACCATGGCGTGATGTATGGTGCAATTCCTTTTTATAAAGCATGTATGGAACGAGGCATCAAGCCGATTATAGGGTGCGAGGCATACATGACAGCAGGGTCCCGCAAAGAGCGGGGAAGCCGCAAGGATCAACCGATCCATCATTTGATTTTGTTAGCCAAAAATATGACGGGTTACCGAAATCTGATGAAATTGTGCTCGATTGGACATCTCGAGGGTTTTCATTACAAACCACGTGTAGATATGGAAAGTCTGGCTGCCCATCACGAGGGCATTATCTGTCTAAGTGCGTGTCTGGGCGGTGAAGTACCACAGCATCTGCTGCATGGACGAGAAGAAGAGGCGAGGCGTGCGGCGTTACGCTACAAAAATATCTTTGGTGCCGACTTCTATCTGGAACTTCAGGATCACGGGCTTTCCGAGCAAAAAAGGGTAAATCCGCAGTTGATCAAACTGGCTGCCGAGCTGGAGATTCCGCTTGTAGCCACCAATGATGCGCATTATCTGTCCGAAAAGGACGCGGAGCTTCAGGATGTATTGATCTGTATCGGAACGGGCAAGACCGTGGATGATGAGAATCGGCTCCGAATTGGAACCAATCAGCTCTATCTGAAAAGTGAAGAAGAGATGGCTCGTTTGTTTCCTCATGTACCGGAAGCTCTGGCGAACACCGTCCGTATTGCGGAGTCCTGTGAGTTGAAGCTGGAATTCGGCAAATCGATTTTGCCGGAATACAGACCGCTTCCTGATGGACTCAGCCCTTCGGCGTATCTGCGTCAGCTGTGCGAAGAAGGAATGGAAGAGCGTTACGTGCAGTCCACACGTTGGGCAGACGAGGAGCTTCGTGCAGAGTTAGAACAACGACTGGATTATGAGCTGCGAGTAATAGACAGTATGGGATTCTCGGATTATTTCCTGATCGTATGGGACTTTATCGCCTATGCTCACCAACAGGGGATTGTTACCGGACCGGGCCGGGGTTCCTCCGCAGGCAGTCTGGTTGCTTATACCTTGCGTATAACGGACGTTGATCCCATGAAGTACAATCTGCTCTTCGAGCGGTTTCTGAATCCGGAACGGATCTCCATGCCGGATATCGATATCGACTTCAGTGATGAGCGGCGGGACGAAGTCATCGACTATGTGGCGCAAAAATATGGCAAAGCCCACGTCGCGCAGATCATTACCTTTGGTACCTTGGCTGCCCGGGCTGCGGTTCGGGATGTAGGACGGGCATTGAATGTGCCTTACGGTGAAGTGGATAAAGCTGCGAAGCTGATTCCGGCGCAACTTGGCATTAACATTGAGCGAGCCATGGAAGCTACACCTGAACTGAAGGCGCTGTATGAAACCAAGCCGAAGACACGTGAGCTGCTGGATATGGCGATGAAGGTCGAAGGTATGCCACGCCATGCTTCGACGCATGCAGCGGGAGTGGTTATATCCCGTGACCCGCTAACCGATGTGGTGCCACTTCAGGAGGGCAGTGAAGGGACAGCATTAACCCAGTATTCCATGGAAAACCTGGAGTCTATTGGTCTGCTTAAAATGGACTTTCTTGGTCTGCGTACCCTCTCGATCATTGAGCGTTGTGTGCGCTGGATTGGGGAAAATGGAGAAATTCCGGACTTCCGTCTTATTCCCGATGATGATCCGTTAACGTACGAGATGCTTGGGCGAGGGGACACGATGGGCATATTCCAACTGGAATCTGCTGGTGTTCGTCGGGTGCTGAAAGAGATGAAGCCAAGTGTATTTGAAGATATTATCTCTGTGGTGGCCTTGTATCGTCCAGGTCCGATGGATTTTATATCCAAATATATTCAGGGTAAGCATGGGAAGATCGAAGTGGATTATCCTCATGTGGATCTGGAGTCCATCCTCAAGGATACGTACGGCATTATTGTGTATCAGGAACAAATTATGCAGATTGCTTCCCGCATGGCAGGTTTCTCACTCGGTGAAGCAGACTTGCTTCGCAGAGCGGTCTCGAAGAAAAAACGGGAAGTATTGGATAAGGAACGCGGACATTTCGTGCAGGGCAGTCTCAAGCAAGGATATAGCGAAGCAGAGGCAGACCTGGTCTATGATATGATTGTCAAGTTTGCCAACTATGGCTTCCCGCGTGCTCATGCCGCGGCATATGGTGTGCTTGCGTTCCAGACGGCGTATCTGAAGGCGCATTATCCGGTTCATTTTATGGCATCCATGTTAACAGCCGTAATGGGCAGTCATCGGAAAGTGGCAGAGTACGTGGTGGAATGTCGGCGTATGGACATGGAGGTGCTTCCGCCGGATGTGAATGAGAGCGGTATTCTGTTTACACCTGTATTTGTGCCGTCCGGCAGAGCAGGAGCCGGGGATCAGAGCAATGTATCGCAGCAGACTGCGTGGAGCAGATGCAGAGAGTGA
- a CDS encoding YtrH family sporulation protein: MSTFLSKAILDFFIAFGIVLGGAMIGGIGAVISLQPPTQTMLDISGKIKIWALAAAVGGTIDPMRVIESNFLDGNLSPAVKQILYLISAFMGAHMGTELVKWVCGGGRS; the protein is encoded by the coding sequence GTGAGCACATTTTTGTCCAAAGCCATTCTTGATTTCTTTATTGCGTTTGGAATCGTGCTGGGCGGTGCGATGATCGGAGGTATTGGAGCAGTGATCTCTCTTCAGCCTCCGACACAGACGATGCTCGATATTTCCGGGAAAATAAAGATATGGGCACTCGCAGCCGCTGTCGGCGGCACAATAGATCCCATGCGTGTCATCGAAAGCAATTTCCTGGATGGTAACCTGTCTCCGGCGGTCAAACAAATCCTGTATTTGATCTCTGCTTTTATGGGCGCGCATATGGGAACCGAGCTGGTGAAATGGGTGTGCGGCGGAGGCCGGAGCTAA
- a CDS encoding YtpI family protein, producing the protein MFIDVLKYALIAIFAVAMVFAALNSIRSHRSSDAASAGLYRSWTNIWMGGMLVVLALILMFVFTGSTLSVIVEALFLIMGAYNVFAGIRNRSYYARLQQRSSNGSGKTSGQSA; encoded by the coding sequence GTGTTCATTGATGTACTCAAATATGCTCTAATCGCCATCTTTGCTGTTGCCATGGTTTTTGCAGCGTTGAACAGTATTCGTTCACACAGAAGCTCGGATGCTGCCAGCGCCGGTCTGTACCGTTCGTGGACAAATATCTGGATGGGTGGCATGCTTGTCGTGCTTGCGCTGATCCTTATGTTTGTCTTCACAGGTTCTACCTTATCTGTGATTGTGGAAGCGCTATTTCTGATTATGGGTGCGTATAATGTATTTGCCGGAATACGTAACCGCAGTTATTATGCGCGGCTTCAACAACGGTCCAGTAATGGATCAGGTAAAACCTCCGGACAATCAGCATGA
- a CDS encoding DRTGG domain-containing protein has protein sequence MDGQEENVTKHEQLLQHIEQLKVGSKISVRGLARELGVSEGTAYRAVKEAENFGLVVTKERIGTVRIEKRPRGMSEQLTFADVVTIVEGHVLGGNEGLAKPLHKYVIGAMKEQAMARYIDAGSLLIVGNREDAHSLALEQGAGVLITGGFGTSREVRIMADELGLPIISSRHDTFTVASMINRAIFDRLIKKKIMLVEDIIGQKPRLQVLKVTSSAADFHMLVSETGEHRFPVVDEWNRVIGIVSLKDVSELKEDQSIEKCVIRRPITASLQTSLASAAQIMTWEGIDFLPIVDRNRKLIASVTRKEVLQAMRDAQKQPQLGETFDHLIWNGFAEERGEQNELLFHGFIIPQMATDLGTISEGVLLNVMTQAGRRAAWDVTGNDHVVDNVTTYFVRPVQIEDQILVRPLILETSRRTCKMDIVVTREGSVVCKAVMTLQSIDHA, from the coding sequence TTGGACGGACAGGAAGAGAACGTAACGAAGCATGAACAGTTACTTCAACATATTGAACAACTGAAGGTTGGCAGCAAAATATCAGTACGTGGACTTGCGCGGGAGCTGGGTGTAAGTGAAGGGACAGCATATCGTGCGGTGAAAGAGGCGGAGAACTTCGGGCTGGTCGTGACCAAGGAACGAATTGGAACGGTGCGGATCGAGAAAAGACCTCGGGGCATGTCGGAACAGTTGACCTTTGCTGATGTTGTGACCATTGTGGAGGGCCATGTGCTGGGGGGTAACGAAGGTCTCGCCAAACCGCTGCACAAGTATGTGATTGGTGCGATGAAAGAACAGGCAATGGCCCGTTATATTGACGCTGGGAGTCTGCTGATTGTGGGTAACCGTGAAGATGCTCACTCGCTTGCCCTCGAACAGGGAGCGGGCGTGTTAATTACGGGTGGTTTTGGGACAAGTCGTGAAGTAAGAATTATGGCTGACGAGCTTGGGCTACCGATTATTTCATCCAGACATGATACATTCACGGTAGCTTCAATGATTAACCGTGCGATCTTCGACCGGCTGATTAAGAAAAAAATTATGCTTGTTGAGGATATCATTGGTCAGAAACCTCGCTTGCAGGTATTGAAGGTGACCAGTTCAGCCGCAGATTTTCATATGTTGGTTTCAGAGACGGGTGAACATCGCTTCCCGGTGGTGGATGAATGGAACCGGGTCATCGGGATTGTGAGTCTGAAGGATGTCAGTGAACTGAAAGAAGATCAAAGTATTGAGAAATGTGTGATACGCCGCCCGATTACGGCCTCATTACAGACATCTCTTGCTTCTGCTGCCCAGATTATGACCTGGGAAGGCATCGATTTTCTGCCAATCGTGGATCGGAACCGCAAACTGATTGCGTCCGTCACACGCAAGGAAGTGCTTCAGGCCATGCGGGATGCACAGAAGCAGCCACAACTGGGAGAGACGTTTGATCATCTGATCTGGAACGGGTTTGCCGAGGAGCGCGGTGAACAGAACGAACTGTTATTTCACGGATTCATCATTCCTCAGATGGCAACGGATCTGGGTACGATCTCCGAAGGTGTTCTGTTGAATGTGATGACCCAGGCTGGCCGGCGGGCAGCGTGGGATGTTACAGGGAACGACCATGTGGTGGATAATGTAACGACGTATTTTGTTCGACCGGTACAGATTGAGGATCAGATCTTGGTTCGACCGTTAATTCTGGAAACCAGTCGTCGAACGTGCAAAATGGACATTGTGGTTACCCGTGAAGGCAGTGTGGTATGCAAAGCGGTAATGACATTACAGTCGATTGACCATGCCTAG